In Thermodesulfobacteriota bacterium, the sequence CCAGGCACTCCAGATGGTCGCGGAGACGGTTCGGGCCGAGAGTAGCTCCAACAAAGTAAGGTACTATTTTCAAGCGGTTTAGCAGGCGAAAAGGTAACACTGAGCGTAGAGCGATGACCGGATTCTCCAGGTTGTCCAGGGTGAGGAGCAGTTGCCCTCCCGGCTTAAGCACCCGGAGAAGTTCACCCAGGCTATCTATGATTTCATCAGATGATTCAAAATGGTCCAGTGTGGAATTGGATACTATAATGTCGAAAACACCGTCGGCGAAGGGAAGGCGGCGGACGTCCCCTCCTACTACTGCAAAGCCGGGATGACGAGATTTAGCCGAACGAGAAGTCAAAACGGATATATCCATCCCGATTACTCTTGTGGCGTGCAATTCCAGCAAGGGGTATAATCCCTTGCCCAGTGACTCATCGAATAAATCGGTTTTGAGAAGAAAATCTACCTTATGATTAGGCAGCCAATGGCCGAATAAGGCAGTATTGACCGCGTCGTTATATGCCCGCCAGAGCGTCTGCGGGCTTGCTTCCTGCCAGGTCTTGGCGACTGTATCCCAGTAGCGTGATTTTTCCTGAGTCAAAGTATGAGCTTGTTAAGAGAGCTAGGGGAATTTATCTCTATTAATACCGTTCGGAGCCTGTCCCGAGTACAACGAAGGAATGAGCCGCGTGCATGCACCCGCTGGTGATGAGAAATAAAAAACCGTTCGCCCTGAGCTACGCCGAAGGGTCGAAGGACGGTCACCACTAGATTCGAATCGTCCACTTTTCAGCTAAAGCTAAAGCATTTACCAGCTTATACAGTTATCGGAGATGAGCCTACAATTGTGCATTTACTGATGGGGTAGCGGGGGGAATTTTAATCCTGCCGTCCAAACAAACCTAGAGCTTTAACTACCTTGGTCTCGATAGGGAAGCGCACATCTAAATGCTTGATGCGATACATCGCTATGGGATGGTATAGCCTTCCTAACGCAACCACCATAGGGTTTGTCTTTTTGTAAGGGATAACGAAATGTCCTTTTCCCAGAAACATCAACGGAAAATCCAATCCCTCGATCAGTTTTCTTGTCTCCGGTGGCACCCATGGAGCATCTAGGGCTAAACGTCGATAGTTAAAACTTGCCCAGTCCTCCAACCGCTCAGGTTCCTTGAGTCCGTATTGAAGCGCCACGTGGTAAAGTTCAGTTCCGGGATAGGGGGTATAGATATTAAAACTCTTACATGCTCGCGGATTTTCATCCACTAGTTGTTCGGCTAAACGAATGCTATCAGCAAGTTCGTCTGGAGTCTCGGTGGGCATACCCATCATGAACAGATAAACGGGAACTATGGGATACGGTATCAGTTTCCGGCTGGCCTCAATTACTTCTTCAAGGTAGATGTCCTTTTTTATCAAGTCGAGCATTCTTTGAGACCCGGATTCTACTCCAATTGTGAGGCGTTTGACGCCGGCCCTGACCAACAACTGAAGAAAGTCATCATCCATCCTGCATATTGTATCCGCCCGGATGTGGAGCTTACCGATGGTTATGTTGAGACCGGTTCGAACGATTTCCTCCATAATACCGTAAGCCCTTTTCATGTCGATAAAGAAATGATCGTCAGTGAAGTTAAAACCGCGTATTTCGTAATCATCTACTATCTGCTTCAGGTGATTCACCACGGTCTTGGGCTTCATGGCCCTCCATTTCCTCTTGTGCAGCACCGGGT encodes:
- a CDS encoding radical SAM protein, giving the protein YKVRWTGERPFVSLDEQPPLSYHLVNMNHYRRTLFEADVFSFNSSRGCTFRCSFCWDPVLHKRKWRAMKPKTVVNHLKQIVDDYEIRGFNFTDDHFFIDMKRAYGIMEEIVRTGLNITIGKLHIRADTICRMDDDFLQLLVRAGVKRLTIGVESGSQRMLDLIKKDIYLEEVIEASRKLIPYPIVPVYLFMMGMPTETPDELADSIRLAEQLVDENPRACKSFNIYTPYPGTELYHVALQYGLKEPERLEDWASFNYRRLALDAPWVPPETRKLIEGLDFPLMFLGKGHFVIPYKKTNPMVVALGRLYHPIAMYRIKHLDVRFPIETKVVKALGLFGRQD
- a CDS encoding class I SAM-dependent methyltransferase, coding for MTQEKSRYWDTVAKTWQEASPQTLWRAYNDAVNTALFGHWLPNHKVDFLLKTDLFDESLGKGLYPLLELHATRVIGMDISVLTSRSAKSRHPGFAVVGGDVRRLPFADGVFDIIVSNSTLDHFESSDEIIDSLGELLRVLKPGGQLLLTLDNLENPVIALRSVLPFRLLNRLKIVPYFVGATLGPNRLRDHLECLGLMVIDVSAVMHFPRILAMAMSRVLEGHSGLKVQEGFLNLLMSFERLSRWPTRFLTGYFVAVRAIKKKFAGSSFDLPGEKIG